DNA from Verrucomicrobiia bacterium:
GCGGGAACCTACCGGGTGCGGGTGAGCAATCCATGGGGGTTCGTCGTCCACGAACCCGTGATCCTGAGGGTCGAGGGGAGCGATGGCTTGAGCATCCTTCGTCATCCGGCCGGTGAGCAGGTCCTCCTGGGGCAGTACCATGTGCTCCATGTTCTCGCCGGCGGCGCAGGACCCCATGAGTACCAGTGGTTCCACAACAGCCGGCCCGTTCCCGGGGGGGCTGAGCGCCGGTTGATCTTCGATGCCGTGCGGCCGGAGGACCTTGGGACCTATCACGTGGTCGTCCGGTCCGGCGACCAGTCGCTCACCAGCCTGCCGGCGTCGCTCGACGCCGAACCCGAAACCCTGGGCGGCGGCACCACGCGCTTTGCCTCGTGGGCGGCCGGTGCCGGTGAATTTCTGGTCCGGGTCAGCGATGTGGACGGCACACCCCTGCTGGAGGGACCCGGGTTTGCGGTGCAACTCTATGTGGGATTGTCCTCTGAAACCCTGCGTCCCGTGGGGGTTCCCCAGCCCTTTCTGACCGACACACTTGCCGGACGCTGGCGCTCCCAAAATCTCGTCCTGCCCCAGGTCGCCCCCGGGGCAGCGTTCCACGCGCAGATCCGCGCCTGGGATGCTTCGATCGGGGCCTCGTACGAGGAGGCCCGAGCCCGGGGCGGACGGTTCGGTCGCTCTCCGGTCACCACGGCCGTCGCCGGAGATCCGCTGGCACCTCCGGAGCCGATCGCCACCCTGGAGTCGTTTTCCCTGCAGGCCGGGCAACCCGGATTCACCGCGGGGCGGATTGAGGCGGTTCGCATCGAAACGGACGGCACGGTGGTCTGGCGGCTGACGGGAGCCGCCGGGTTCCGGTATCTCCTCGAGGAGCAATCCGGCAGCCGGCACTGGATCCCGCGGGAGCGGTTTACACCGATCTCCAGCCCGACGTTGTTCACGACGCCTCCCCATTCGGATGGACTGATCCTCTACCGCGCGCGGGTGCTCGATTGAATTCCCAGGGCGCACTCCCTTGAGCCCGGGCTGAACCATGAGCGCCCGAAGTCACCTCCCCGGCGGTTCATCACGCGTTGCGTGCAAGAGGAGGGTGCCCACCCGGGGTTCAGGGTGCTTCCGGTGCGGTGAGTCGCCCGGGCGCACCGGGCACGGCAGGTTGACCGTTTGGATATCGCGCCGGTCGACCGACCTGGGGCCATGGCTGCTGCCGTCGCCGCGCCGGGGACCCCATCGCTCCCGCAGGGTGCGGAACACCCCGTCCACATACTTACGCGTTCCCAACACCGCCCCGTCGGCAAAGTACCGTACTCGCAGTTGCCGCCGCGCCCACCACAGGAGCAACGTGGAAGGATGCCCACGACGGATGGATTTTTCCCGCGCTCAAGCCGCATTGATCATGTCCAGCGGCGGGGCGACTTCGATGAGCTTGCGGGGTGATTTGATGGAGTGGTCGGGCGTGGGTCAATGTGCGCTGGTTGGGCTGTTCAGTAGCCACGCCAGGGCGGGTTCCCACTGAATGGATGGCGGCAACGAGACGGGAGGGAGGAGATCCAGCGAGAGAAGTAGGAGCGTAGCCTGCGGGTGCCCGGTGTGGGCTTCCTGGAGAGCCCGGACTTCACGCTCCAGGATGGCGGGGGTGTTGAGCTCAGCGCAAACTTGGATGAGCAGAGTGGTGCCATCCGGAAGAGCGGCGTGGAAGTCGACCTCGTAACCGGACGGCGTGCGAAGGTAGCCGATTTGAGCCCCACGGCGTTCGAGTTCCAAGAGCACCGCGGTTTCCAGGGCATGGCCGAGGTTGCTTCGGGAGGTGCGGTCAAAAATAGGGATGAGACCGGGGTCCACCGGGTAGGCCTTTCGCGGATGGATCATGCGTTGACGCTCGGAGGCCGTATGGAGGCCTACTGTGCGGATGAGAAAAGCGTCCTCCAAATGCGCCAGGTAGGCGTGGACGGTGTCCTTGGCCACGGCGATACCCTGTGACTTCAGGGTCGCGTAGAACTTCTGCACGCTGAAGGGGGCAGCGGCATTGCCCAGGAGATGCCCCACCATCCAGCGCAGGGTGAGAGGATTGGACACGGAGTGCCGCTCAATGACATCGCGGAGCAGGGCGACATCCACGTAACTGCGAAGGGTGGCCGCATGGTCCCGCGGAGCGGCGTTCTGTACTTCTGGAAAACCGCCTAAGCGAAGGTAGCTGGCAAAGTGACTCTGCAATGTGGAGCGGGCCGCCTTGGCCAGATGGGCAAGGGGTTTGTCCGGTTCCGCCTGCCGATGCCGGAGAAACTCGCGAAAGCTGAAGGGGTGAACGAGGACTTCCAGGGCGCGACCCCGCATGGAAGTGGCGATCTCCCGGCTCAGGAGACGGGCAGAGGAGCCGGAGAGGAAGATGTCTACCTTCTCGGTGTCCAACAAGCGGCGGACGAAACCCTCCCAGCCGGGGACGATCTGGATTTCATCCAGAAACAATGTCGCCCGGGTGCGATCCCGCAGCTCTGGATGAAGATGGTAGTAGGACTCAATGAGCCATTGAAGATCGCTGGCGGGGAGGCCGGAGAGTCGCTCATCCTCAAAGTTGAAATACAAAAGAGCCTCGCGAGGGACGCCGCTGGCCAGGCGATCCGCCAAGCACTGCCAAAGAAAAGTGGTCTTCCCAGAACGGCGCATACCGATGACTGCCAGCACCTTTCCTGGAAGGCTCGGCACATGGATGTCCCGTCGGGTCAGCTCGGGCACGGACATCCCGAGGCTGTCCGCCACTTTCTGCTGGATGACCGTCTTGAATTCTCCTTCCATCAAGGCGAATGTAAGATAAAATACTCCTTTTGAAAAGGAGAAATCGAGGCGCTCGAGCAATGCCTTGAGATCGTGGTTGACCGAGGACACCCCCAACCGGGTTCTTCCTTGAAGGGATGCGTGACGTAATTCGGACGGGGGAAATGGGGGGTAATAGGGGCGGGGTCGAACTGGAGAGGGCTTCGGTGCGGGCAAGGATTTCCTCGGGGCTCAGGGTTGTTCCGGACGGGCCGGAACCTCGACCAGGAGATGGAAGTGGTTGGAGAGAATGCTGAAGGTGAGCACGCTCACGCTGCAGACTCGTTCGTATGCCCGGAGCAGGCGCACGAAATGTTCGCGTTCCTGGGGACCGAAGACGAAGTCGCGGTTCACCACCCGCAACATGCAGTGGTCATGGGCGACGGGAAACGCGGTGGGAGCCTTCAGACGACGCTGGTGTATTGCGGCAGCGTCGCCCATCGCAATGAAAGCCCGACATCACCAGATCTACCGATAGATGTCCTCTTCCTGTGGGTTCTTTCCAAAAATGCGTTGGATCGGTTCGTGGAATTGGATTAAAAATTTCGGGAACCCGGTCCCGGAACGCAAGAGCGAACCGGACCGCACGGCTTCAAGACTTCAGGATCCCCGCAACGCCCAGCGTCCCGCAGGTTCCACCGAATATCCAAGGTCGCCGTAGTTCTGCCGGGGCAGAAATACGAGTTCATCCCAGCGCTGCACACTCCTCCCAAAAATGTCCAGCCGGACGGCCCAGGGATTCCCGCCGTAGCGTCGGGCCAGCAGCGCCGGGTCCACGATCAGTTCAAATCGGGGATGGGCGGCCATGCCCGTCGCGGGCTCGGTGGGCAGGAACGCCGGCACCAGATCGGCCCATCGAGCAGGGGGGTGATGGTTCGTCCGGACATAGGCTTCGACAGCCGTCACCACCGGTTCACTCCGAATCGCGAGATCGTGGAGGATTTGCTTGCGGATGGCCCACGCCCTGTCGGCCCCCACCTGGAAGCCTGCGAAGTACGCAGCGGCGGTTGACAGGACCATACCGGAACCGAGGGCGAACGTCCGCCACGACATGGGCGACACAGACTTCATCACCAGGAGTCCGGCCACGACCAGAGGGGCGGCGAACGTGGCGGCAACCAGGAGCTTGAGGAAGACGAAGGCGTCGGGGCCCAGGATCGGTGCCAGGCTGGCCTTGGCCGCCGCCGGCGCGGCCCGGATGGCGAAGATATAGGCCGCCACTGGCAACGTGACCGCCAAGACCGCCAGCAGCAGTTCCGACGCCCGGATCCGGTGGGACCAGGATGCCTTCCAATGCGGGTGGAGCAGGGGACTCATGCGGGATCACAATCGTGGAGTGAAGATAGCCGACAGCCAATAGCCGATGGGTCTGAAACGCGACCGCACCCGGGGTGCGCTATTCAAGGCGTCCCGACGTCAAACAGGACGACGTCATCCAGGAACAGCACGGCGGATCCGGAACCCGGGCCTTCGACAAAGAAGAAGAGGTCGTCCACGAGATTACCGGCGGGGAAAGCTCGGTCGGGGGAGCCGTCGTTGCGGCGGGAATCCCGGGTGAAATCCAGTTCGGTCGTCACCCAGCGACCCTGCTCTAGAGTCTCCAGGCGGATGTGGCGGTTGTCCTGAACAGTGGCGTCGAAAATCTGGACGGTTATGGCCGACGCGCCGGTGAGATGATGGCGGAATCGCAGCCGGGTGTCGGCCCCCACCGGATGCGGCGGGGCGATGGGCAGCACGATCATGGCGGCGCCGTCGCCAGGACGCGGGACGCTCCGGGCGGCCCGGCCCGTGGCGCCCGCAGGCGGATGCGCCGCGAGGAGAAAGTCTCCGGGCCAGTCCGGGTCCTTGGCGCCGGTGTCAAAGGAGGCTTGGAGAATGATCCGGCGGGTGGGGATTTCTGGCGATGGGACCGCTCGCGGATCGCCCGGACGGGATGAATAGCAGGCGGTGAAGAGGGTGCCGGCCAAAGCCAGGCCTGTCGTCAGATGGAGGTGCAAGGAACGGGGCTTCATGGGTTTCGTTGAGAAATGGCCGATTCGTGTGTGGTGGAAAGGCTTCACATCCAGGAACTCCTTTTCCAGCCAAGGTTGTCGTCCTCAGGGGCCTACTGATAGATGTCCTGTCCCTGTGGATCCTCGGATCGGCGGGGGCCTCGTATTGCCCCACAGGGGTTCGGTTCCGAGCGCTTCAAGGGCGGTGAGTCGCCCGGGCGCACCGGGCACGGCAGGTTGACCGTTTGGATATCGCGCCGGTAGCGTCCGCACCCGCGACCATGCACGTCCTCGTTTGCGATCCGATTTCCCCCCGGGGCATCGCCTACTTCCAGGCCCGCCCGGAATTTCAGGTGACCGTATTGACCCCGCGCCTCCCGGAGGCCGGGTTGCTTGCCGCCGTGGCGGATGCCGAAGCCCTGGTGGTGCGGTCGGAAACCCGGGTGACGGCGCGTCTGCTGGAGGCGGCGCCCAGGCTCAAGGTGGTGGGCCGGGCCGGGGTGGGGGTGGACAACGTGGACGTCGAGGCGGCCACCCGCCGGGGCGTCGTGGTCATGAACACCCCGGGTGGCAACACGGTCACCACGGCCGAGCTCACCTTCTTCATGCTGGGAGCCCTCGCACGGAAAATCCCCGCCGCGCACGCCAGCATGGTTGCCGGCCGATGGGATCGGAAGACGTTCCAGGGCACCGAGGTCGCCGGCAAGACCCTGGGAATCCTGGGTGCGGGGCGGATCGGAACCGAGGTCGCAAAACGCGCCCTCGCCTTTGGCATGCGGGTGGTGGCCTACGACCCCTTCCTGACCGATGCCCGGGCGCGCCAGATGGGCATCGAGCTGGCGCTCGACATGGATGTCGTCTTTCGGGCGGCCGACTTCATCACCGTGCACCTGCCGGTGACCGCCGAGACCCGCGGCCTGCTGAATGCCGAAGCCTTTACCCGCATGAAGCCCGGCGTGCGACTCATCAACTGCGCCCGCGGCGAGATCGTGAACGAGGCCGACCTCGTGTCGGCCCTCGAATCCGGCCGCGTTGCGGGCGCCGCCCTCGATGTCTTTGCCTCGGAGCCGCTCGCCGCCGACCACCGCCTGCGCAACCTGGCCAACGTGGTCCTCACCCCGCATCTCGGGGCCAGCACCGAGGAGGCGCAGGAAAAGTGTGGGCTCGAAGTCGCCGAGATTCTCACCGCTTTCCTGCTCACCGGCGAGGTGCGCAACGCGGTGAATCTCCCCGGGGTGGATGCGCAGACCTTCGAGCTGGTCCGCCCCTATCTGCCGCTGGGCGAGAAGCTCGGGTCCCTGCTCGGACAGCTCGCCTCCGGCCCCGTGGACCGCCTCCACATCACCTACGGGGGCCGGGCCCAGGAATTGCCCCAGACGGATCCCGTGACGCGGGCCATCCTGCGCGGATTTCTCAGCCAGAGCGCGGTTCAGGACATCAACAACATCAATGTCCGCAGCGCCGCGGCGTCCCTCGGGATCGCCGTCGAGGAGAAGAAGTCGGACGAGCCCGTGACGTTCAACGAATGGCTGCACGTGCAGGCCTTCAACGAGGGCCGGAAGGTCATTTCGGCGGGTGGGACCTTTTTCGGCTCGCCCAACAATCCGCGCATCGTCCGCCTCTACAGTCTGCCGGTGGAGATCCCCATCGCCGGAACCCTCCTGTTGATCCGCAACGAAGACCGGCCGGGCATCGTCGGCCACCTTGGGAGTGTGCTGGGCGCGCACGGGGTCAACATCGCCAACATGAGCCTGGCCCGGGACGCCGCTGGCGGCCAGGCCCTTACCGTGCTGCACCTCGACAGCCCTCCGCCCCAAGCGGCCCTCGACGAGCTGGCCCGCGACCCGGCCATCACCAGCGCCCGCGTCGTCGTCCTCTGAGCTCCGGTCACGGGCGCCCAAGTTGGGACAGGTAGGCCACGAGGTCGCGAATCTCGTTGCGGGACAGACCGTCCAGCAATCCCTCGGGCATCAGCGAACCCAGCTGACGTCGCGACTGGATCTGGTCCGGGTGCAGCCGGATCATCCCGCCCGACAGGTGATCCAGGATCGCCACCTCCCCCGGGGTTTCTCCGCGCAGGTATCCCTGGTACGTCTCCCCGCGTCGTGTGGTGATCTCGTGGGCGACAAACCCCTCCTTCACCTCCTTCTGAGGCTCCAGCAGGGCGCTGAGGACGAACTCCACCGACTGCGATGTGCCAAGGGCACCCAGGTTGGGTCCGATCAACCCCGGGGTCCCGTCCACGCTATGACAGGCCGTGCAGCCCAGCGCCGGCCACCGAAAAATTTCGGCCCCACGAACGCGGTCACCGGAAGTCCGCACCTCGGCCGCCAGGGTGGTCCGGTCGGTTTCGGTCCATGCCGACAGGGGAACACCTGGTCCGGTGGCGCGCTCGAACACCGCCGCCAGTTCCGGATCCCGCCGCCCGCTGGACGCCATCAGCTCCAGGGCCGCCACGGCGGCGTTCCGTGAGGGCGCGGTAGCGTTCAGGGCGCGGGTCAATGACGCCACGGCGTCCCGTTGTTGCAGAAACGCCAGGAGAACGGTGCGCACGGCGTCGGGAGTGACCGGACCCGACCACGCCGACGCCGCGAACCCGGCGGCCGCATCGGCGTCGCGTCGAACCAGGGCGGCGACCGCCCGGGCGCGGACCTCGGGCTCTGGATCGGAGGCGGCGAGGCGGGTCAGCAACCGGAGCGATGCCGGATCTCCCAGCTCCGCGAGACCGTCTGCGGCCGCCTGACGCTCCTCCGGCAACGCCTCCGCGAGGGCCGCACGTTCCAGCGCATCGCGGTGCGAATCCACCTGCCAGAGGCCCGCTAGCCTCAGGGCGCCGCACCGGACACCCACGGCTTGAGACCGCAAAAGCGGCTCCAGCAGTGCGCCGAGATCGCCCGGCGGACGGACTTCGCGGTTTTTTGAAACGACGGCCAGCCGCTCCAGCCAGACGGCATGGAGTTCCGGGTCAGGCACGGCGCCACGGTTGAAGGTGCGCGGTGACAGCAGGACCACGAGTTCGTTCGGCCCGCCGGCGTCGGCGACCGTCTGGAGCAGCTCCTCCCGGGTGGAATCCTCCAGGGCGACCTCGGCAATCCGTCGCAGGCGTCCGGCCGCGTTTGCCACGGTGTCCGCACTGCGGTCGGCGCGCGCGAGCGCGGTGAGTCGCGCGGGAACACCACCGAGGGTGAGTTCGCCCCGCTCCAGGGCCGGACGCCACCAGGGCTTCAACGCCTGCACACACTGGGTGAAGGCGTATTCGATGGCCGGCTCCATGGCGGCATCCGCGGCCAGCGCCGCCACCTCGATGGCCCGCGCATCGGGAACCTGGGCGCAGGCGACCACGGCTTCGAGCCGCACCCGGGGATGGGCGTCGGCAACCAGGCGCGTGAGCCGCTCGAGATAGGGTTTCAGGTCAGCCCCGGAGTCCTCTGCGGCGCGATGGGCCGCGGAGAGTCCGGCGACGCGCGCCGCGAAGGCCCGTGCCTCAAACCGTGTCGCACCGGCGAGACGGTCCAATAGCGGCGGCGGCACCGGCCCAAACCCTGCCATCACCCCGATCCATTCGAACAACTGGTGTTCATCGGGCGGGGGGGTCGCGTCCTCGTCCAACCTGTGTCCCAGTGCTTCAAGCACCGCCGACTGCGGACGCCCGGCAAGCACCCGCGCCGCCATCTGCCGGGTCCACCGGTCGGGCGAGCCGAGTAGGTCCAGCAGTTCGGACACCGTCCCGGCCGACAAATCGCGGCGGGCGGGCGGGGTCCCCGCCGGGCGCTTCGGCTGAACCCGCCAGATCCGCCCGTGCGTCTTGTCACGGTCCGGATCCCGGAAGCTCGCCTGGTAGTGTCCGATGACCGGATTGGCCCAGTCGCACAGGTAGAGCGCGCCGTCGGGACCAAACCGCACATCCACCACGCGGAACGAGGTGTCCGTCGTCTCCACCAATGGCGGAAGCCGTTCCACCCGGAACGTCGCGCCATCCTCCGTGACCCGGAACCGCTCCACGCTGTTGTGCAGATAGCCTCCGGTGACCACCTCACCCTGAAAGGTCCCGGGCCAGACCGCATTTTCAACGAAGTCACCCCCGCCGAACTTGCGCCCCTGGTTCCAAAGCGACTTCTGTTCCAGAAAGTGCCGGGTGGGGATCATGGCCTGCGTAAGGTGATAGACCCCGTGGCCGTTGCCGGCGAACACCAGGGGCTGGCCCCAGCGGTCGAACACGTTGCCGAAGGGATTATGCGCCCCCATGGCGCCGTCCCAGAAGGCCTCGAGACGGAGGGTCCGCGGCCAGAGACGCCAGACACCGGCCTGGCGCAATTCAGCAATGCCCCAGGGGGTTTCAACCCGGGAGTTGGCGTGGAGCCCCTGGCTCATCAGCAACTCGCTGCAGGGACCCCAGGTGAAGGAATTCAGCGTCTGGTGGGAGTCTCCCGTGCCGAACCCGCTCAGGAGCACGCGCCGTTCGTCGGCCCTCCCGTCACCGTTGGTGTCGCGCAGGTGCAACAGTTCCGTGGCGGCGCCGACATAGACGCCGCCGTCTCCGAGTTCAATGCCTGTCGGGATTTGAAGCCCATCGGCGAACACGGTCGAGCGGTCGGCGCGCCCGTCGCCATCCCGGTCCTCCAGCACCACAATCCGGTCGTCGGCAGGGACACCGGGAACGGGCTGCGGATAGGTCACGCTGCAGGCCACCCACAACCGGCCCGCGGGATCGAAGCGCAACTGAATCGGATTGATCACTCCCTCCAGCTCGGAGGCAAACAACTGGATCTCGAAGCCGTCGAGCATGCGGAACGCGGCACGCTGAACATCCGGGGGGGGAACCCCGGGAGCCGCCGCCAGTAGTCCGGCGACCAGTGTTGCGCCAGCCACCTTCGTCAACCGGCGTTTCCAGACCTGCATTCGGAAATCCATGGAAAACGTTCGTTGCCTGGGAACTCTCAGCGTCCGACGGCATCCGCGCGCCTCCAGATCTCCTGGTCCGCCGCGGCAATCAGGGGGACGAATTGCTCCATCTCCTTGGGGAACCAGCGTACGGACCGGTCCCGGTGATCGCGGCTGCTCGGTTGGTCGGTGCGGTCGCCGGCGAGGAAGGCCCAGTTCATCGGACGTGAGTAGTCGAACCACAACCGGTTTCGGGCCACCACGGCGCGGCGGAGCGCCTCCCAATCGTTCTGCGCAAACCGGCCTCCAGAAAGCTCGACTCCTTTGCCGGCGTCGGTTCCCGACACTTCCGAGGCAACCGCCATGGACCACGCGGTCTCGTCCAGACCGGGGCCGGGGGGCACCACGGGGATCCCCAGGCGCCGGCCCAAGTCCTGGATTGCGGCGATGTAGGCGTCCAGGGCGGGCGATCGCCGGACGTCCCCGGCCTGGCGCGTCCCGTCGGGAGGCGATGGAGGGATGATGAGGATCCGGCGCGGTACCACGGCGCCAATGTCGTCCAGCAGACTCTCATAGGCGGCCACGAATGCGGCAATACCGGCCGGACCCGCCAGCGACTCCATCTCCCCGAACTGCAGCAGGGCGACCGCGGCACCGGAGGCGCGCAGTTGATCCGGGAGGCCCGGATAATTGAGCTCGCGGGGCCGTTCGAACACCGTGTCGCCCTCCCAGGCCAGGCTGCGCCAGCGCAACCTCCATTCCGGCCGCGCCCCCGCGACCAGCGCTTCAATGACGCCCGACCGCTGCGCTGCCACCACGCGGGCGCCGCCCAACCAGGCCACGGTGTCCCCGGCTCGAAACGGCGCGGTCGTATCGGCGCCGGAGGCCGCAGGCAGGGCGATCAGCGCCACGGCCACCAGCTTCCAAACTGCATTGCGGAACTCCATGGGAAGGATGCCGGAACCCTGCCACGCGGCCACCGCGGTCGCGAGCGCGAAACTCCGATGCGACGCCGGACGACGCGATCCCCGCAGTTCGCGTCATTCACTCCATGCGCACCTGAGAGTAACCCTCCGCCTGAAGGAATCCGGGCAGGGTGACGGACAGAACGTTGGCGCGCGGCAACAACGCGGCATCCACGATGCGGCGCCAGACCGGTGGATCCAGCGAATCAGAACGCCAGATGGAGTACTGCCGGTCTGGCACCAGGTTCACATCGAATCGCAGACGGCCATCCGGCATTTCCCGCACTTCGGAGGTTTGGACCCAGGGGTCTTCGGGAACCCCGAGATCCAGCACGCGCCCCCAATCGGCGAAGGGGCGTCCGGCAAAATCCTGGAGGTGATTGAACCGGGCCCGGGCCGATTCGATGACATCCCGCAGCTCCGGACTCGCAGACTCGAGGAATCGGTCGGCAAGCCGGTTGAGCAACTCCACCAGGTCCTCCCCGAGGAGCACGTCCTCCCCGATCCCTCCGAGATAGCGGGCGAACCCGCCCTCAAACTGCTGCAACACCCGCACGGCATCCTCAATGAAACCCGGCTCTGCCAGGCGTTCGTTGAGAATTTGTACCAACTCCGGACTGTGCCGCTCGTAGGCCTTCACCCAGAACTGGCCGGCCTCGGTTGTGCGCATCCACGCGCGCAGGGTGTAGTAGACCGACAGGGAAGCGTCGGGAGGGGTGGATTCACTGGATGGCCGAGCCGCCGGCTGCCCGGAAGGGACATCGTGGGCAGAGGAAGATTCCCATTCGCCCTGAAAAATTGAGAGAATCCAAAATACAACACAAGAGGCCCAATATTCATACGCCGCGCCATCGCGAACCGGACCAACCTCCACGACCCTGCGAATCATCCCTTCCAGCCGATTGTTCGCCGGATTGGGATCCTGCCGGCTTCCTTGGCCCAAGGGAATGTCCACCGCCCCTCCATCGCCGGTGTAGCGGACAATGGTGATGCTGCCGTCTTCCACCCGGTAATCGAACTGGGCTAGCGCCGGGAACCATAGTGAGAGGGCGACCAGGGTGGAGAGCCAGAGACGCGTGGTTCGGCATCCGTGAGTCTTAGGGGTTGTGCGGTTCATGTCGGAGATGGGGAGTGCGGTTTGCTGAGCAACTCCATCTAGCATTCCCCATGCCCACAGAAGGACGACGCGGTCCGGAACTCAAACTCTTGGGGGGGTACGAGGAATTCCGATGCGCAAGGGCTAGAGGCAGTGGTTTTCGGCCAAACTCATGGCGGGGCAGACTTCGGGTAATCGCCTAGATCTCCCACGGGCCGGGCTTCCGGTTGAGCGCACGGTTCGGCGGAGCCTCACCCCACCGGATCACCGGATCACGTGCTGGCTCCCTGGCGGTGGCGATAGGCGACTTGCGGGCGAATTCGACTTGGAACCGGGGCCCGGACCTCCGGAAGCTGGGGCGTGCTCACGGACTTCCGAAGCGTCCACTTCATTGGCATTGGCGGCACGGCGATGGCGAGCGTGGCCGTGGCCATGCACGAGCGCGGCTACCGGGTCACGGGGTCCGACCAGGATGCCATCTACCCGCCGATGTCCACGTTCCTGGCCGCGCGCGGGATCGTGCCGCGGGCGGGCTACTCGGAGACGAACCTGGTGCCCGCACCGGACCTGGTCGTGGTGGGGAACGCCATTTCGAGGGGAAATCCGGAGGCGGAAGCCGTGCTCGAGCGGCGTCTGCGCTATTGTTCGCTCCCGGAACTGCTCCGCGAATGTTTCCTGCGCGGGCGGCGGTCCCTGGTGGTCACCGGCACGCACGGCAAGACCACGACGACTTCCCTGCTGGCCTGGGTGTTCGAGTCGGCCGGACTCCAGCCCTCGTACCTCATCGGCGGCATCCCGGCCAACCTCGGCCAGGGAGCCCGCTTCACCGACTCGGACTGGTGCATTCTCGAGGGCGACGAGTACGACACCGCCTTTTTCGACAAACGGAGCAAGTTCGTCCACTACCTGCCGGAGGTGGCCATCGTGAACAACCTGGAAATGGATCACGCCGACATCTTCGGATCGCTTTCCGAGATCCAGCGCTCATTCCAACGATTCCTGAACCTCGTTCCCCGCAACGGACTGGTGCTGGCCAACGGCGATGATCGCAATGTCGCGCCGCTCCTGGGCATCACCCACTGTCCCGTCATGCGGTTCGGGTTGGGCCCGGCCAATGCGCTTCAGGCCACCGGGGTGGCGCTGGGGCCGGAGGCGTCCGGGTTCGAGCTGGACGGCGTCCGCTACACCGTGCCGCTGGTGGGCGAATTCAATGTCCGCAACGCCCTCGCCGTGGCCGCCTGTGCGCGTCATTGCGGGCTGACTGCGGACCAGATCCAGCGGGCGTTTTCGGGATTTCTTGGTGTGGAGCGACGGATGACGGTGCGCGGCGAGGAGCGGGGGGTCGCGGTGGTGGATGATTTCGGGCATCACCCGACGGCGATTCGCGAGACCCTGCGGGCGCTCCGGGTGCGATTTCCTTCGCGCCGTTTGTGGGCGGTGTTCGAGCCCCGCTCCAACACCACCCGGCGCAACCTGTTTCAGGCCGAGCTGGCGGAGGCCCTGGAGCGCGCCGATGCCGTGGTGGTGTCGCAGGTGGCCCGTCTGGAGCAACTTGCGCCGGAGGATCGGCTGAACCCGGATCAGCTCATGGAGGATCTCCGCCGCGCGGGTCGCCCGGCATCCTATCTGCCCTCCGTCGAGAGCATCCTCGACCACCTCGTCAGAGCCGTGGAACCGGGCGACGTCGTTTGCGTCTTCAGCAACGGGGGATTTGGGAACATTCACCAG
Protein-coding regions in this window:
- the serA gene encoding phosphoglycerate dehydrogenase, yielding MHVLVCDPISPRGIAYFQARPEFQVTVLTPRLPEAGLLAAVADAEALVVRSETRVTARLLEAAPRLKVVGRAGVGVDNVDVEAATRRGVVVMNTPGGNTVTTAELTFFMLGALARKIPAAHASMVAGRWDRKTFQGTEVAGKTLGILGAGRIGTEVAKRALAFGMRVVAYDPFLTDARARQMGIELALDMDVVFRAADFITVHLPVTAETRGLLNAEAFTRMKPGVRLINCARGEIVNEADLVSALESGRVAGAALDVFASEPLAADHRLRNLANVVLTPHLGASTEEAQEKCGLEVAEILTAFLLTGEVRNAVNLPGVDAQTFELVRPYLPLGEKLGSLLGQLASGPVDRLHITYGGRAQELPQTDPVTRAILRGFLSQSAVQDINNINVRSAAASLGIAVEEKKSDEPVTFNEWLHVQAFNEGRKVISAGGTFFGSPNNPRIVRLYSLPVEIPIAGTLLLIRNEDRPGIVGHLGSVLGAHGVNIANMSLARDAAGGQALTVLHLDSPPPQAALDELARDPAITSARVVVL
- a CDS encoding transposase; amino-acid sequence: MGDAAAIHQRRLKAPTAFPVAHDHCMLRVVNRDFVFGPQEREHFVRLLRAYERVCSVSVLTFSILSNHFHLLVEVPARPEQP
- a CDS encoding ATP-binding protein, with product MSSVNHDLKALLERLDFSFSKGVFYLTFALMEGEFKTVIQQKVADSLGMSVPELTRRDIHVPSLPGKVLAVIGMRRSGKTTFLWQCLADRLASGVPREALLYFNFEDERLSGLPASDLQWLIESYYHLHPELRDRTRATLFLDEIQIVPGWEGFVRRLLDTEKVDIFLSGSSARLLSREIATSMRGRALEVLVHPFSFREFLRHRQAEPDKPLAHLAKAARSTLQSHFASYLRLGGFPEVQNAAPRDHAATLRSYVDVALLRDVIERHSVSNPLTLRWMVGHLLGNAAAPFSVQKFYATLKSQGIAVAKDTVHAYLAHLEDAFLIRTVGLHTASERQRMIHPRKAYPVDPGLIPIFDRTSRSNLGHALETAVLLELERRGAQIGYLRTPSGYEVDFHAALPDGTTLLIQVCAELNTPAILEREVRALQEAHTGHPQATLLLLSLDLLPPVSLPPSIQWEPALAWLLNSPTSAH
- a CDS encoding HEAT repeat domain-containing protein, with amino-acid sequence MDFRMQVWKRRLTKVAGATLVAGLLAAAPGVPPPDVQRAAFRMLDGFEIQLFASELEGVINPIQLRFDPAGRLWVACSVTYPQPVPGVPADDRIVVLEDRDGDGRADRSTVFADGLQIPTGIELGDGGVYVGAATELLHLRDTNGDGRADERRVLLSGFGTGDSHQTLNSFTWGPCSELLMSQGLHANSRVETPWGIAELRQAGVWRLWPRTLRLEAFWDGAMGAHNPFGNVFDRWGQPLVFAGNGHGVYHLTQAMIPTRHFLEQKSLWNQGRKFGGGDFVENAVWPGTFQGEVVTGGYLHNSVERFRVTEDGATFRVERLPPLVETTDTSFRVVDVRFGPDGALYLCDWANPVIGHYQASFRDPDRDKTHGRIWRVQPKRPAGTPPARRDLSAGTVSELLDLLGSPDRWTRQMAARVLAGRPQSAVLEALGHRLDEDATPPPDEHQLFEWIGVMAGFGPVPPPLLDRLAGATRFEARAFAARVAGLSAAHRAAEDSGADLKPYLERLTRLVADAHPRVRLEAVVACAQVPDARAIEVAALAADAAMEPAIEYAFTQCVQALKPWWRPALERGELTLGGVPARLTALARADRSADTVANAAGRLRRIAEVALEDSTREELLQTVADAGGPNELVVLLSPRTFNRGAVPDPELHAVWLERLAVVSKNREVRPPGDLGALLEPLLRSQAVGVRCGALRLAGLWQVDSHRDALERAALAEALPEERQAAADGLAELGDPASLRLLTRLAASDPEPEVRARAVAALVRRDADAAAGFAASAWSGPVTPDAVRTVLLAFLQQRDAVASLTRALNATAPSRNAAVAALELMASSGRRDPELAAVFERATGPGVPLSAWTETDRTTLAAEVRTSGDRVRGAEIFRWPALGCTACHSVDGTPGLIGPNLGALGTSQSVEFVLSALLEPQKEVKEGFVAHEITTRRGETYQGYLRGETPGEVAILDHLSGGMIRLHPDQIQSRRQLGSLMPEGLLDGLSRNEIRDLVAYLSQLGRP